A segment of the Ipomoea triloba cultivar NCNSP0323 chromosome 1, ASM357664v1 genome:
AATTGTATGTATTCCTCTAACTTTTATAATGTAGAAAGAGTGTTTCCAAAAATACAAGGAAGATTAATATTTGTATCACTACTACACAGATGGCTTTTAACGTAGGCTAAtggaccctttaacgtcggctaaaagccGACGTTGATTTGGCCGATGTTATAAGGTACACATTCGACGTCGGTTATATTATAGCCGACGTTGAAAgtattacctacaacgtcggctaataagaatagccgacgttgtaggtaattaaaaaaataaaaaaaatacctacaacgtcggctatttagactagccgacgttgtagatgattttaaaaaattaaaaaatacctACAACGTCAGCTAATAAGAATAgacgacgttgtaggtaattaaaaataataataaaataccttataacgtcggctaataagaatacccgacgttgtaggtaataaaaaaattaaaaaatacctacaacgtcggctatttggaCTAGTCGACATTGTAgaggattttaaaaaattaaaaatacctaGAACGTTGGCTAGTCGGCTAATtagactagccgacgttgtagataattttaaaaaatcaaaaaatatcctacaacgtcggctagtctaATTAGCCGGCGTTGtaggtattttttaaaaaatcaaaaaataccctacaacgtcggctagtctaATTAGCcaacgttgtagggtatttttttttttaaatattcaatttatttttctatttacacccaaaacctatagagtattttttttaaaaaaatattcaatttatttttctatttacacccaaaacctgctcaaatacatatagctatcacaatcacatccaaaacctgtacaatttatatttataatatgaaataatatcaaaattaataaaagtaataattaatctcacaattgatactaattaataatacaagttcaataaaaaattatcaatatcaATTCAAAAGTAATAATCTTCGACAAACTTTGTACCAAAAGCAATAAAAGCAATACATCTCACATTTCTACTTCAATGCAATGTATTAAACCATTCATCAATGCATACCCACGCAACAATCACATCTCCCCTTTTGCAGAACCTGTAATTAGGAAGAGTTGTACGGCTATGATATAAATGATTATGTTTACCAAGATAACTAATCAGAGAGAAGGATCAAGATCTTGTTTCATCAATTCCTATTCGTTGCAGCAACAACCACAACTTTCTTCTCCTGCTCAAACCCATCAATCTGCACATCAAGTAAACCTTAGTAAATAAGATACAAAGGAAACATCACTAAGCATCCACAATACAACAAATGAATCATGATTAAGGTAAAGGCATTAAGCCTACAGTAAATGGTCTGCATAATCTGGAGTCAACACTAAATATTGCTAAAATCTCTTATTTTATCCAATAGGGGCCAATTTGCCTTTTTcattgaaacaaaaaataaaacaaagacaacaaaaatgagtctttttctatttttttatatatatataagttaggcatcaatattttatatgtaaatCATTCCTTATAAGTTTGTACTCATAGTTTTTTAAATGCATGTTTATAGTTTGATTTTGTAGCTTTCTAAGTTTTGTAACAACTAATAGGATTTCCATCATTAACAAGACATATAGGATTTATCAGTTTccccaaaacaaaacaaacaataagAATAGTAGAAATGGTAAGAAGTATAGATTGAAAAGatcaaaaacaaaatacaaatgaGCAGTAAATTTAGATAGAAAAGAATGCAGTTTAAAAAGGTATAATAATTAGATGAACCTTAAATAGCATACTCCAATATACCTGGCATTCTCAATGAGCATAATAGGCTTTAGAAAAACTCCAAGCAacctttgttttcttttgaaCAATTAGATGAACCTTAAATAGCAAACTCTTTTCTGCTgttcatttaattttcttttagacTTAGTGATCCTACAATTAGATGAACCTTAAATAGCAAACTCTTTTCTGCTgttcatttaattttcttttagacTTAGTGATAGCCCACAGGACACCGTTCTTAGAGCCCCAGAGATAAATCGTGAGTTGCATAGTCAGTTCACCGGTCAGATCCTAGTATTCATGTGCATAAGGGATCCAATCCAGACCTTCCATCATCtttgagtcttttttccatgcatgcatgtttcTAGTGAGATTCAGAACTCCGCACTACTGCTGCTTCTAGTGATGACCTTTAAGTCAGGCGACGAGCCAACTACGCTAAACTACCCAGATCAAGCGACGAATCAACTAAGCTAAACCTCGGGACAATCTGCTAATTTAATTTGACTCAACAACTGCATGCCATTCACTTTTATTTGTAGCTAGAGAGATTATATTCCTTGTGTGCCGGCCAAGCGACTGAAGCCAGCACAACAATTTCTCTGATAAGACCAATATAATCCCTCCATGAAGGTCCACTAACAAATCAGCATCTAAATTAACTATACTGCAGTGAATTGGATATGAGGATATCAAATGATCAAGTGATTATACTATGGAAAAGTGAAAATTCCTGATTATACTGACATTTTACAAGTTACTTATTTGTTTTGACTTTGAGATGGTTGGACAGACACTAATACAGTTCTAATCATATTCTAGTTTAGATATTATCCAAACTTGATTAAATTGTATTCCTCTCACTTTTATAATGTAGAAAGTGTTtccaaaaatataatacaagGAACATCAATTAGATTTGTATACGTCATCCATGTCCATTCCCTAGGATGAGAGCTATACATAATTCGATTTGTTTCAATTCCCTAGGATGTGTCACATATTTTTTCCGCCAGGTGGTGAATtttaataagtattttttttttgaaataagagAATTTTAATAAGTATTGTGCGCCCGCTGATGATAGCCTTCTATTTTCCAAAGCTAACGCCATGAAGCGATTGAAGTTAATAGGTGGGTCACTTTTCTAGACATGATAGCCTTCTATTTTCCAAAGCTAATGCCCATGAAGCAATGGAAGTTAATAGGTGTGTCACTTTTTCGGACAGTTGGTGAATTTTAACAAGTATTGTGCTTACATACTCTCTTGTTAGTgactggccaaatggtttgctccattcacattgGTGGGGATCAAACTCCCAACCTCATACTTAAGGGACGAGATGttgaaccaccacgccaaccatgttggttcacaccctctttttactatcaccattttactcatcacaaTTTTGGTTGAATTGTAGCTCTGCCAACTTATATCATGAGCGTACTTTTGCTACCAAAGACCTTTTGTGAAAATTTGGAACGGATTATGAATAGGTACTGGGCGGTGGGGAAATGGCTTAGCCAATGACAAAGGGATCCACTGGTTGGCCTAGGCCAAGTTCTATGCCCCTAACTGTGGGTGGTCCCAGTTTCAAGCTGCTTAATGAGTTCAATTTGACCCTCTTAGGTAAACAAGGGTGGTGCCTTTTAACTAATCGGTCTACCCTGGTTTCTTGAGCCCTCAAAGCACATTACTACCCCAAAAGCTCGTTCATTGAAGCAACATTGGGTCATAATCTGAGCTACTGTTAGCGTAGCATTCATGCTGCACAAAATCTCATCAAggaggggggtggggggtggagggggggggggaggagTGCGNNNNNNNNNNNNNNNNNNNNNNNNNNNNNNNNNNNNNNNNNNNNNNNNNNNNNNNNNNNNNNNNNNNNNNNNNNNNNNNNNNNNNNNNNNNNNNNNNNNNNNNNNNNNNNNNNNNNNNNNNNNNNNNNNNNNNNNNNNNNNNNNNNNNNNNNNNNNNNNNNNNNNNNNNNNNNNNNNNNNNNNNNNNNNNNNNNNNNNNNNNNNNNNNNNNNNNNNNNNNNNNNNNNNNNNNNNNNNNNNNNNNNNNNNNNNNNNNNNNNNNNNNNNNNNNNNNNNNNNNNNNNNNNNNNNNNNNNNNNNNNNNNNNNNNNNNNNNNNNNNNNNNNNNNNNNNNNNNNNNNNNNNNNNNNNNNNNNNNNNNNNNNNNNNNNNNNNNNNNNNNNNNNNNNNNNNNNNNNNNNNNNNNNNNNNNNNNNNNNNNNNNNNNNNNNNNNNNNNNNNNNNNNNNNNNNNNNNNNNNNNNNNNNNNNNNNNNNNNNNNNNNNNNNNNNNNNNNNNNNNNNNNNNNNNNNNNNNNNNNNNNNNNNNNNNNNNNNNNNNNNNNNNNNNNNNNNNNNNNNNNNNNNNNNNNNNNNNNNNNNNNNNNNNNNNNNNNNNNNNNNNNNNNNNNNNNNNNNNNNNNNNNNNggggggggggggggggggggggggggggggaggagtGCGTCGCAGAATAGGCAACGATAAAGATATCTATATTTGACATCAGTCACATCACCCATGGCTCTCAAATGATACCAATGCGTTATTACAGATTGTGCCAACCCCCAAATTAAGTGAGGCAAAAGTTTGCATCTTGATGGATCCTATTAAATATGAGTGAGATATTGATATTGCCACTGACATCTTTTAGGATAGGCATGGGGACCTAATCTTGAAAAGCCCCATATCACTATCCTATGAGGATTCTTGTATTGGCATGGTGACATTAGTTGGTGAAATTTTCCCTCCGTAAGTGACGTGACAGAACTCTTAATCGTGAGAGGTAGTGTTTAAGTTAAGTAATTAGTCATGGAATATAggtagcattatgctaacattaagagattTCTACTCAAGGCATGCTTTTAAGGTTTTAGAGATCATACATTGTACTATTTTGTAAAATTCGGatggttttctttttttagttattttattttgagaaacatccttTAAAGTACCGAGAATAAATgttgggtttgttcataaaaGACCTAAGTTAATTAAGGTGATATGGTAAATACGAAGTATAATGATGACTTAGTATTATAACGAGTCGATAGGGCACCCGAGAATACAGGAGGAGGATATGTTCGGGGAATTAATATCGGTCGTTAGGTTTGATGCCAAAAAGGTCCTCTCTTCTCCATAAATGCGGGTATTTATAATTGAGGCCGAGGGACAGCTTCCGGGTGGCCGGCATGTCTCACACGTGGAGGTCATGCGCTGTCGCTTCCTGCTACCGCGCCTAAGACTGTACACGTGGCATAAGATTCCTGTTGCACACCAAAGAGAGGTCGGGAACGGTGCGTGAGGTCGGCGCCTGGGAGGTCGGGATGGACAGAGAATAGGTCGGGTGAGCCCGTGACGTATACGACTGGGTTACGGTACGGGTCCGAGGTATTTTCCCCATCATATAGTCCCCCCTAAATGGGGTGCCTGATGATGAGGGTTCGACGAAGGCGGCGCATTTTATTACGGCCCGACCAAGTAGCTGAATTGTCGTCGGAAATCAACCGGCCTGCGACGCACACGTGTCCACGAAAGTGTGGCCTCTCGTGATTCCCGCCTCATCATGCCGCGGTGCCGCTTCAGCTTCCTGCGCGTCCCTATAAATACGTCATTTCGCCTCACTTAGAGCACGCGATTTTTTCGAAGGCGAAATCAGAGCTTCCGGATCTGAAATCAAAGCTTCCCGATCTGCCGATACTTACTCGACTTTAGATGCTGCTTCCCCAATCTTCCTTCAGGTGAGTCCCGACCTCGACCAACCTTTTGCATGTTTTTACAATTATCTTGCGCTTTATTCGCATGTATCTTCTTGGCGTTGGTCCATTCGCGGTTGGGCCTTTTGAGCTAAAGCCCGACTCCCTTACCCTATAGGGAACTTGCGATGTTGGACACGGACAGCCAGAACGCTTCCGCCTGGGATTACGACGACACAGTAGAGACCACTCTAATAGTATTAGatgattgtaaaaagatgtttgataaattagctattagtggatagctgattatatgcaaaatgacttttggtATGTGagtattatgttattttaacctataataataatactaatactaatactaataagaataataacaataacaataacaataataataatattattattatagaatttatatttaaaagatAAACATATGTTCACAGGCTTAGGAAGCCTATGAACACTAATTAATAATCACATGTCCCGTTGCTAAGGTCATCCACAATAATAGATTTTGGACCAGTATTTGAGGAAAGGTGGGTGAGGTGGAAGAGAGAGGGTGAGGTGAGAGAAGGTTTCAGCTCTTGTAGCAAAATAGAGATTTTGGTCAGAAATGTAGGTCCAACATAAGAGTGTTGTGCATTGTTTCCGCGTTTCTCGCCCAATCTGCTAGCCCAGCACCGAGCACGCGCCCATTGGGCGTGTTAAGCACTTTATTTTTGTTGGTTTcagattttattttgttttattttttattttttctttccccTCACATTTTATCTTTCTTAATCGCACCGGTaaaaactactcaaaaaccTACCACTATTGAGGATGCCCTAATTACCTTTACGTTACTAGGAAATTGGCTTATAAGCCCCGTCAACAGGTTTAAGCACCACGTTGCCTAGTACCGTGAAGAAACAATGAGAGTAACGGGACTGGCAAACAAGACTATTGAACCTGTCTACACACTTtcgttgtttttctttttctttttaattattggGGGTGTTttagagaaaataatttattttctcaaaaaaagataaaaaactactttgagtagctttttgaattttaacgttttggaataataaattgttaccaaaaaactgattaaccaaacactcgTTTGgccaagtcaaacatctcattgtgatcaaataagccaaaatatTATCACCTTAAATCTTTTTTACAtaataaattgaaatatataaaacaaattaaatcaaagCCAATAAAACCCGATCCATATATACAATGTCACTAATTACTAGAAAGAATAAACTCCAAATTAAATCCAACATTCTCAATCAAACCAAAACATGTTATGCATTTTGATAGAAATCATGACAGGTGTGGCAATTGCAATCTCGGAAGCAACACATTTCACACCCGAAGCACACGCTGGTTTCACAGCCTTCGCACACCATGGAGCGCCAACATCCTCGGTATATTTCGCGCCTGCACGCTCTTTCTTCGCGTTGGTCGCATGAATTAGCACCAGTAGCTGCCGCTGCAGGCATGTCGGAGCATTTCCAATCGGCATTGGACAAAGCATCATGGTACGCCCGACACTCCTCCTTGTTGCGGCGGTTGAACCTGCGCGTTTTCTTGCACAGACTGCACTGACGAAATTCATCGCGGTGACAAATCCCTCCATTGGCTACCATTTTTGAATCATAGTATCTGAGCAATCTAGTCTTGGATAGAGGAACCTTGTTAGAGCCAATTATAACCCAAATGTGTTTTCTCCAACTCTTTCTGTCTTGTTTTGCAGAATGCTTATGGAATTCTACAGGTGTCAGCGTTCCTGAACACAACATAATTAAATGGAGTTAATACGCAATTTGGTtccttaactattaaaatttgaCCACTTTGACCATCGACTACCAAAGTCGAGGATTAAAGtagtgaaatcctaatagtcgaggaccaaagtggtaaaATCACAATAGTCAAGTTactattttagaaaaaaattgcatagttagggattaaattgaACAACTTTAGTAGTCGATGATCAAGGTAGTGAAATCTTAATAGTCGATGGACTAAATTAGATAAAAATTACGTACTTAGAAACTAAATTGAGTAACATTGGTAGTCGAGGACCAAAATAAGGTAAAAATTACATACTTagagactaaattgagtaacattggtagtcgatgaccaaaatagtaaaattctaagtgggtgtttggttgggtgtaGTTTGGGGAATtggaattcattgaattgcaattcaatgaattcacaaactacattgtttggttggagggaattgcaattccgcggaactgcaattccctccaaatgatgaattgtaattcatggggtaccccccatgaattgcaattcaatggagaggaggggcaattttgttggtgtaaagacaattttgcccctcctcacataccctttgttttttttaataaatttgaaagaattattattattattattattatttaaagaattattattattattattattattatttaaagaattattattattattattattattattaatattattattattctactATTACTATAACTACAACATCTACTATAAcacaagggcattttagtcattatgtcgtttcttacctttcaattccttgtactcctattcctgcataccaaacattgtaattgcaattcctactttattcattgaattgcaattccaccgaattacaattcttttaccccctaattccctcctcccaaccaaacgccctgtaataGTTGAGGGATcaaattggatattaactctAACCCTCCAGAGGAAGACTAACCATTgactggccaaatggtttgTTCTATTCACATGGATAAAGATTGAACCCCAACCTCATGGGGGTGGGacgaggtgctgaaccaccacgccaaccataTTGGTTTGAGGGGTAAGATATTAATTAGCAGGAAATAGTAAATTAAAAGTTACTATAATTTAGATTGAGACATTGTTATGTGCTTTGAATGGTTTGTAGATCTTAACTAATTAGTGCAATGATCAAGTACGTATTTTAAGCGTGACCCAACATAAGAGTTCAAATATTAATTAGATACGATTAAAAAATTACGTATTAATTGGTCTGAGGGTCTTTgcatcaattaattatacatatataaacaaaatattcTGCATTTTATTAAGCAAGAAGGAAATTAAATGATTAGATTGAAGGaattaattaactatttaatttgaACCACGTGGGGTGGCATGGATTGAGAAGATATATCTACAAATCTACTAATTAGAGCCAATAGAATTAGGCTCCTAAtgggaaataaaaaaaatgttgatttaAAGGACTATCCCAGATGTGAAATAAGAGACATATTGGTGCAAGACTAGTTAATTAACTAAGGTATTCTTTAAGAATTGAagcatatttaatttcattatgtTTTCTTATCAGGACCTTTAAGttattatttcatttcattCTAAGATTAGAACACTTACAAAGTTATGTTAAGATGTATTTTAGGAATTTAGTAAACACCCACTTATACATGGTATACAATAATAAACTTTTGAGAATTACTTCAATTTacgattattatattattaataatatagggTTTAGCCTACTTCACtgctaaaaatttttaaatttctaaccACTTTATCAACCCCCACAAGGTAAAAGtgacttttttcatttttttcgtCGAGGAATTGGGTTAGA
Coding sequences within it:
- the LOC116010573 gene encoding protein ULTRAPETALA 2-like, encoding MAAACGESAGGEIMGAGDGEMLSAEETREIYGFKRGDGYVEMMCGITTSKFGEYGGMLRIFANGDLQITCQCFHGCTAGTLTPVEFHKHSAKQDRKSWRKHIWVIIGSNKVPLSKTRLLRYYDSKMVANGGICHRDEFRQCSLCKKTRRFNRRNKEECRAYHDALSNADWKCSDMPAAAATGANSCDQREERACRREIYRGCWRSMIDGFEQEKKVVVVAATNRN